The Kogia breviceps isolate mKogBre1 chromosome 4, mKogBre1 haplotype 1, whole genome shotgun sequence genome window below encodes:
- the TIMM29 gene encoding mitochondrial import inner membrane translocase subunit Tim29: MAAAVLKRLWPRSRGETGDTAAAKPGVWARLGAWARALLRDYAEACGDAAAAARARPVRAAVYVGLLGGAAACCALAPSEAAFEEALLDASGTLLLLAPATRNRESEAFVQRLLWLRGRGCLRHVSLGLCSLVYEAPFDAQASLYQARCRYLQPRWVDFPDRILDVGFVGRWWVLGARMRDCDINDDEFLHLPAHLRVVGPHQLRSEANERLFDEKFKPVVLTDDQVDQALWEEQVLQKEKKDQLALSQADPLVPSEVAR, translated from the exons ATGGCGGCGGCCGTGCTGAAGAGATTGTGGCCCCGAAGCCGCGGAGAGACTGGTGACACTGCGGCCGCAAAGCCCGGCGTGTGGGCACGGTTGG GCGCCTGGGCCCGCGCGCTGCTCCGGGATTACGCTGAGGCCTGCGGggacgcggcggcggcggcgagggcCCGACCCGTGCGGGCGGCCGTGTACGTGGGGCTGCTGGGTGGCGCGGCGGCCTGCTGCGCCCTCGCGCCGAGCGAGGCGGCCTTTGAGGAGGCGCTGCTTGACGCGTCGGGGACCCTCCTGCTGCTGGCGCCCGCCACGCGCAACCGCGAGTCGGAGGCGTTTGTGCAACGGCTGCTCTGGCTGCGGGGTCGCGGCTGCCTGCGCCACGTGAGCCTGGGTCTCTGCTCGCTGGTGTACGAGGCGCCCTTCGACGCCCAGGCCAGCCTCTACCAGGCCCGCTGCCGCTACTTGCAGCCCCGCTGGGTCGACTTCCCGGACCGGATTCTGGATGTGGGCTTCGTGGGTCGCTGGTGGGTGCTGGGGGCCCGGATGCGCGACTGCGACATCAACGACGACGAGTTTCTGCACCTGCCGGCACATTTGCGCGTCGTCGGGCCCCACCAGCTGCGCTCGGAGGCCAACGAGCGGCTCTTCGACGAGAAGTTCAAGCCCGTGGTGCTCACCGACGATCAGGTGGACCAGGCGCTGTGGGAGGAGCAGGTCTtgcagaaggagaagaaggaccAGCTCGCCCTGAGCCAGGCTGACCCGCTGGTGCCGTCGGAAGTCGCGAGGTGA
- the YIPF2 gene encoding protein YIPF2 isoform X1, with protein sequence MLLSDRSTVVCGWQAGCAGAGSTGPPVEVAAERDAVTDLRRPWQRQTSWPSTSSRKLLICWPRPQMRPPPEVINWSPSSTWLWPWTQVAATELRTRWRRMTRPRSYRRRSSSLVSGPLATIRASLTWTPHRPWASAGNMHLGEQELLPRLVLDRIKGSLLPRPGQNFVRHHLRNRPDLYGPFWICATLAFVLAITGNLTLVLAQRRDPSIHYSPQFHKVTVAGTAIYCYAWLVPLALWGFLQWRKGVRERMGPYTFLETVCVYGYSLFVFIPTVVLWLIPVPWLQWLSGALALGLSAAGLVFTLWPVVREDTRLAAVLLLSVVVLLHALLATGCKFYFFQPLPLEPAAPPHQATSQPPTVLLSSPPPRSAAA encoded by the exons ATGTTGCTGTCAGATCGGAGTACGGTTGTCTGTGGCTGGCAGGCGGGTTGCGCAGGCGCGGGGAGCACGGGCCCGCCGGTTGAGGTAGCCGCAG AGCGGGATGCGGTGACGGACCTGAGGCGACCATGGCAGCGGCAGACGAGCTGGCCTTCCACG AGTTCGAGGAAGCTACTAATCTGCTGGCCCAGACCCCAAATGAGGCCACCACCAGAGGTGATCAACTGGTCCCCCAGCAGCACGTGGCTGTGGCCATGGACTCAGGTGGCAGCTACGGAGCTGAGGACGAGGTGGAGGAGAATGACAAGACCGCG CTCCTACAGGAGGAGAAGCAGCAGCCTGGTTTCTGGACCTTTAGCTACTATCAGAGCTTCTTTGACGTGGACACCTCACAG GCCCTGGGCAAGTGCTGGCAATATGCACCTGGGAGAACAAGAGCTCCTTCCCAGGCTG GTCCTGGACCGGATCAAAGGCTCGCTGCTGCCCCGGCCTGGCCAGAACTTTGTACGGCACCATCTGCGGAATCGGCCAGACCTGTATG GCCCCTTCTGGATCTGTGCCACACTGGCCTTTGTCTTGGCCATCACCGGCAACCTGACTCTGGTGCTGGCCCAGAGGAGGGACCCCTCCATCCACTACAGCCCCCAGTTCCACAAAG TGACCGTGGCCGGCACCGCCATCTACTGCTACGCGTGGCTCGTGCCGCTGGCACTGTGGGGCTTCCTGCAGTGGCGCAAGGGTGTCCGGGAGCGCATGGGGCCTTACACCTTCCTGGAGACGGTGTGCGTCTATGGCTACTCCCTCTTTGTTTTCATCCCCACTGTG GTCCTGTGGCTCATCCCTGTCCCGTGGCTGCAGTGGCTCTCCGGGGCCCTGGCCCTGGGCCTGTCAGCCGCGGGCCTGGTGTTCACCCTGTGGCCCGTCGTCCGCGAGGACACGCGGTTGGCGGCTGTGCTGCTGCTCTCTGTGGTGGTGCTGCTCCACGCCCTCCTGGCCACGGGCTGTAAG ttttacttcttccagcCGCTGCCTCTGGAGCCCGCAGCACCTCCCCACCAGGCCACATCTCAGCCCCCAACTGTACTACTGTCGTCGCCCCCGCCAAGGTCCGCAGCAGCCTAG
- the YIPF2 gene encoding protein YIPF2 isoform X2, translating to MLLSDRSTVVCGWQAGCAGAGSTGPPVEVAAERDAVTDLRRPWQRQTSWPSTSSRKLLICWPRPQMRPPPEVINWSPSSTWLWPWTQVAATELRTRWRRMTRPRSYRRRSSSLVSGPLATIRASLTWTPHRPWASAGNMHLGEQELLPRLVLDRIKGSLLPRPGQNFVRHHLRNRPDLYGPFWICATLAFVLAITGNLTLVLAQRRDPSIHYSPQFHKVTVAGTAIYCYAWLVPLALWGFLQWRKGVRERMGPYTFLETVCVYGYSLFVFIPTVVLWLIPVPWLQWLSGALALGLSAAGLVFTLWPVVREDTRLAAVLLLSVVVLLHALLATGCKPLPLEPAAPPHQATSQPPTVLLSSPPPRSAAA from the exons ATGTTGCTGTCAGATCGGAGTACGGTTGTCTGTGGCTGGCAGGCGGGTTGCGCAGGCGCGGGGAGCACGGGCCCGCCGGTTGAGGTAGCCGCAG AGCGGGATGCGGTGACGGACCTGAGGCGACCATGGCAGCGGCAGACGAGCTGGCCTTCCACG AGTTCGAGGAAGCTACTAATCTGCTGGCCCAGACCCCAAATGAGGCCACCACCAGAGGTGATCAACTGGTCCCCCAGCAGCACGTGGCTGTGGCCATGGACTCAGGTGGCAGCTACGGAGCTGAGGACGAGGTGGAGGAGAATGACAAGACCGCG CTCCTACAGGAGGAGAAGCAGCAGCCTGGTTTCTGGACCTTTAGCTACTATCAGAGCTTCTTTGACGTGGACACCTCACAG GCCCTGGGCAAGTGCTGGCAATATGCACCTGGGAGAACAAGAGCTCCTTCCCAGGCTG GTCCTGGACCGGATCAAAGGCTCGCTGCTGCCCCGGCCTGGCCAGAACTTTGTACGGCACCATCTGCGGAATCGGCCAGACCTGTATG GCCCCTTCTGGATCTGTGCCACACTGGCCTTTGTCTTGGCCATCACCGGCAACCTGACTCTGGTGCTGGCCCAGAGGAGGGACCCCTCCATCCACTACAGCCCCCAGTTCCACAAAG TGACCGTGGCCGGCACCGCCATCTACTGCTACGCGTGGCTCGTGCCGCTGGCACTGTGGGGCTTCCTGCAGTGGCGCAAGGGTGTCCGGGAGCGCATGGGGCCTTACACCTTCCTGGAGACGGTGTGCGTCTATGGCTACTCCCTCTTTGTTTTCATCCCCACTGTG GTCCTGTGGCTCATCCCTGTCCCGTGGCTGCAGTGGCTCTCCGGGGCCCTGGCCCTGGGCCTGTCAGCCGCGGGCCTGGTGTTCACCCTGTGGCCCGTCGTCCGCGAGGACACGCGGTTGGCGGCTGTGCTGCTGCTCTCTGTGGTGGTGCTGCTCCACGCCCTCCTGGCCACGGGCTGTAAG cCGCTGCCTCTGGAGCCCGCAGCACCTCCCCACCAGGCCACATCTCAGCCCCCAACTGTACTACTGTCGTCGCCCCCGCCAAGGTCCGCAGCAGCCTAG
- the YIPF2 gene encoding protein YIPF2 isoform X3: MAAADELAFHEFEEATNLLAQTPNEATTRGDQLVPQQHVAVAMDSGGSYGAEDEVEENDKTALLQEEKQQPGFWTFSYYQSFFDVDTSQSPRRASILGPGLASQVLDRIKGSLLPRPGQNFVRHHLRNRPDLYGPFWICATLAFVLAITGNLTLVLAQRRDPSIHYSPQFHKVTVAGTAIYCYAWLVPLALWGFLQWRKGVRERMGPYTFLETVCVYGYSLFVFIPTVVLWLIPVPWLQWLSGALALGLSAAGLVFTLWPVVREDTRLAAVLLLSVVVLLHALLATGCKFYFFQPLPLEPAAPPHQATSQPPTVLLSSPPPRSAAA; encoded by the exons ATGGCAGCGGCAGACGAGCTGGCCTTCCACG AGTTCGAGGAAGCTACTAATCTGCTGGCCCAGACCCCAAATGAGGCCACCACCAGAGGTGATCAACTGGTCCCCCAGCAGCACGTGGCTGTGGCCATGGACTCAGGTGGCAGCTACGGAGCTGAGGACGAGGTGGAGGAGAATGACAAGACCGCG CTCCTACAGGAGGAGAAGCAGCAGCCTGGTTTCTGGACCTTTAGCTACTATCAGAGCTTCTTTGACGTGGACACCTCACAG AGCCCCAGGCGGGCTTCCATCCTAGGCCCCGGCCTTGCCTCCCAGGTCCTGGACCGGATCAAAGGCTCGCTGCTGCCCCGGCCTGGCCAGAACTTTGTACGGCACCATCTGCGGAATCGGCCAGACCTGTATG GCCCCTTCTGGATCTGTGCCACACTGGCCTTTGTCTTGGCCATCACCGGCAACCTGACTCTGGTGCTGGCCCAGAGGAGGGACCCCTCCATCCACTACAGCCCCCAGTTCCACAAAG TGACCGTGGCCGGCACCGCCATCTACTGCTACGCGTGGCTCGTGCCGCTGGCACTGTGGGGCTTCCTGCAGTGGCGCAAGGGTGTCCGGGAGCGCATGGGGCCTTACACCTTCCTGGAGACGGTGTGCGTCTATGGCTACTCCCTCTTTGTTTTCATCCCCACTGTG GTCCTGTGGCTCATCCCTGTCCCGTGGCTGCAGTGGCTCTCCGGGGCCCTGGCCCTGGGCCTGTCAGCCGCGGGCCTGGTGTTCACCCTGTGGCCCGTCGTCCGCGAGGACACGCGGTTGGCGGCTGTGCTGCTGCTCTCTGTGGTGGTGCTGCTCCACGCCCTCCTGGCCACGGGCTGTAAG ttttacttcttccagcCGCTGCCTCTGGAGCCCGCAGCACCTCCCCACCAGGCCACATCTCAGCCCCCAACTGTACTACTGTCGTCGCCCCCGCCAAGGTCCGCAGCAGCCTAG
- the YIPF2 gene encoding protein YIPF2 isoform X4 → MAAADELAFHEFEEATNLLAQTPNEATTRGDQLVPQQHVAVAMDSGGSYGAEDEVEENDKTALLQEEKQQPGFWTFSYYQSFFDVDTSQSPRRASILGPGLASQVLDRIKGSLLPRPGQNFVRHHLRNRPDLYGPFWICATLAFVLAITGNLTLVLAQRRDPSIHYSPQFHKVTVAGTAIYCYAWLVPLALWGFLQWRKGVRERMGPYTFLETVCVYGYSLFVFIPTVVLWLIPVPWLQWLSGALALGLSAAGLVFTLWPVVREDTRLAAVLLLSVVVLLHALLATGCKPLPLEPAAPPHQATSQPPTVLLSSPPPRSAAA, encoded by the exons ATGGCAGCGGCAGACGAGCTGGCCTTCCACG AGTTCGAGGAAGCTACTAATCTGCTGGCCCAGACCCCAAATGAGGCCACCACCAGAGGTGATCAACTGGTCCCCCAGCAGCACGTGGCTGTGGCCATGGACTCAGGTGGCAGCTACGGAGCTGAGGACGAGGTGGAGGAGAATGACAAGACCGCG CTCCTACAGGAGGAGAAGCAGCAGCCTGGTTTCTGGACCTTTAGCTACTATCAGAGCTTCTTTGACGTGGACACCTCACAG AGCCCCAGGCGGGCTTCCATCCTAGGCCCCGGCCTTGCCTCCCAGGTCCTGGACCGGATCAAAGGCTCGCTGCTGCCCCGGCCTGGCCAGAACTTTGTACGGCACCATCTGCGGAATCGGCCAGACCTGTATG GCCCCTTCTGGATCTGTGCCACACTGGCCTTTGTCTTGGCCATCACCGGCAACCTGACTCTGGTGCTGGCCCAGAGGAGGGACCCCTCCATCCACTACAGCCCCCAGTTCCACAAAG TGACCGTGGCCGGCACCGCCATCTACTGCTACGCGTGGCTCGTGCCGCTGGCACTGTGGGGCTTCCTGCAGTGGCGCAAGGGTGTCCGGGAGCGCATGGGGCCTTACACCTTCCTGGAGACGGTGTGCGTCTATGGCTACTCCCTCTTTGTTTTCATCCCCACTGTG GTCCTGTGGCTCATCCCTGTCCCGTGGCTGCAGTGGCTCTCCGGGGCCCTGGCCCTGGGCCTGTCAGCCGCGGGCCTGGTGTTCACCCTGTGGCCCGTCGTCCGCGAGGACACGCGGTTGGCGGCTGTGCTGCTGCTCTCTGTGGTGGTGCTGCTCCACGCCCTCCTGGCCACGGGCTGTAAG cCGCTGCCTCTGGAGCCCGCAGCACCTCCCCACCAGGCCACATCTCAGCCCCCAACTGTACTACTGTCGTCGCCCCCGCCAAGGTCCGCAGCAGCCTAG
- the YIPF2 gene encoding protein YIPF2 isoform X10, protein MAAADELAFHEFEEATNLLAQTPNEATTRGDQLVPQQHVAVAMDSGGSYGAEDEVEENDKTALLQEEKQQPGFWTFSYYQSFFDVDTSQVLDRIKGSLLPRPGQNFVRHHLRNRPDLYGPFWICATLAFVLAITGNLTLVLAQRRDPSIHYSPQFHKVTVAGTAIYCYAWLVPLALWGFLQWRKGVRERMGPYTFLETVCVYGYSLFVFIPTVVLWLIPVPWLQWLSGALALGLSAAGLVFTLWPVVREDTRLAAVLLLSVVVLLHALLATGFLLLPAAASGARSTSPPGHISAPNCTTVVAPAKVRSSLGRLEPTGVSLFQAQRKGVPLPALPPRR, encoded by the exons ATGGCAGCGGCAGACGAGCTGGCCTTCCACG AGTTCGAGGAAGCTACTAATCTGCTGGCCCAGACCCCAAATGAGGCCACCACCAGAGGTGATCAACTGGTCCCCCAGCAGCACGTGGCTGTGGCCATGGACTCAGGTGGCAGCTACGGAGCTGAGGACGAGGTGGAGGAGAATGACAAGACCGCG CTCCTACAGGAGGAGAAGCAGCAGCCTGGTTTCTGGACCTTTAGCTACTATCAGAGCTTCTTTGACGTGGACACCTCACAG GTCCTGGACCGGATCAAAGGCTCGCTGCTGCCCCGGCCTGGCCAGAACTTTGTACGGCACCATCTGCGGAATCGGCCAGACCTGTATG GCCCCTTCTGGATCTGTGCCACACTGGCCTTTGTCTTGGCCATCACCGGCAACCTGACTCTGGTGCTGGCCCAGAGGAGGGACCCCTCCATCCACTACAGCCCCCAGTTCCACAAAG TGACCGTGGCCGGCACCGCCATCTACTGCTACGCGTGGCTCGTGCCGCTGGCACTGTGGGGCTTCCTGCAGTGGCGCAAGGGTGTCCGGGAGCGCATGGGGCCTTACACCTTCCTGGAGACGGTGTGCGTCTATGGCTACTCCCTCTTTGTTTTCATCCCCACTGTG GTCCTGTGGCTCATCCCTGTCCCGTGGCTGCAGTGGCTCTCCGGGGCCCTGGCCCTGGGCCTGTCAGCCGCGGGCCTGGTGTTCACCCTGTGGCCCGTCGTCCGCGAGGACACGCGGTTGGCGGCTGTGCTGCTGCTCTCTGTGGTGGTGCTGCTCCACGCCCTCCTGGCCACGGGCT ttttacttcttccagcCGCTGCCTCTGGAGCCCGCAGCACCTCCCCACCAGGCCACATCTCAGCCCCCAACTGTACTACTGTCGTCGCCCCCGCCAAGGTCCGCAGCAGCCTAGGAAGGCTGGAGCCCACAG GAGTTTCTCTCTTTCAGGCCCAGCGTAAGGGGGTgcctctgcctgccctgcccccaagACGGTGA
- the YIPF2 gene encoding protein YIPF2 isoform X6 has protein sequence MAAADELAFHEFEEATNLLAQTPNEATTRGDQLVPQQHVAVAMDSGGSYGAEDEVEENDKTALLQEEKQQPGFWTFSYYQSFFDVDTSQVLDRIKGSLLPRPGQNFVRHHLRNRPDLYGPFWICATLAFVLAITGNLTLVLAQRRDPSIHYSPQFHKVTVAGTAIYCYAWLVPLALWGFLQWRKGVRERMGPYTFLETVCVYGYSLFVFIPTVVLWLIPVPWLQWLSGALALGLSAAGLVFTLWPVVREDTRLAAVLLLSVVVLLHALLATGCKPLPLEPAAPPHQATSQPPTVLLSSPPPRSAAA, from the exons ATGGCAGCGGCAGACGAGCTGGCCTTCCACG AGTTCGAGGAAGCTACTAATCTGCTGGCCCAGACCCCAAATGAGGCCACCACCAGAGGTGATCAACTGGTCCCCCAGCAGCACGTGGCTGTGGCCATGGACTCAGGTGGCAGCTACGGAGCTGAGGACGAGGTGGAGGAGAATGACAAGACCGCG CTCCTACAGGAGGAGAAGCAGCAGCCTGGTTTCTGGACCTTTAGCTACTATCAGAGCTTCTTTGACGTGGACACCTCACAG GTCCTGGACCGGATCAAAGGCTCGCTGCTGCCCCGGCCTGGCCAGAACTTTGTACGGCACCATCTGCGGAATCGGCCAGACCTGTATG GCCCCTTCTGGATCTGTGCCACACTGGCCTTTGTCTTGGCCATCACCGGCAACCTGACTCTGGTGCTGGCCCAGAGGAGGGACCCCTCCATCCACTACAGCCCCCAGTTCCACAAAG TGACCGTGGCCGGCACCGCCATCTACTGCTACGCGTGGCTCGTGCCGCTGGCACTGTGGGGCTTCCTGCAGTGGCGCAAGGGTGTCCGGGAGCGCATGGGGCCTTACACCTTCCTGGAGACGGTGTGCGTCTATGGCTACTCCCTCTTTGTTTTCATCCCCACTGTG GTCCTGTGGCTCATCCCTGTCCCGTGGCTGCAGTGGCTCTCCGGGGCCCTGGCCCTGGGCCTGTCAGCCGCGGGCCTGGTGTTCACCCTGTGGCCCGTCGTCCGCGAGGACACGCGGTTGGCGGCTGTGCTGCTGCTCTCTGTGGTGGTGCTGCTCCACGCCCTCCTGGCCACGGGCTGTAAG cCGCTGCCTCTGGAGCCCGCAGCACCTCCCCACCAGGCCACATCTCAGCCCCCAACTGTACTACTGTCGTCGCCCCCGCCAAGGTCCGCAGCAGCCTAG
- the YIPF2 gene encoding protein YIPF2 isoform X9 yields MAAADELAFHEFEEATNLLAQTPNEATTRGDQLVPQQHVAVAMDSGGSYGAEDEVEENDKTALLQEEKQQPGFWTFSYYQSFFDVDTSQALGKCWQYAPGRTRAPSQAGPGPDQRLAAAPAWPELCTAPSAESARPVWPLLDLCHTGLCLGHHRQPDSGAGPEEGPLHPLQPPVPQRSCGSSLSRGCSGSPGPWPWACQPRAWCSPCGPSSARTRGWRLCCCSLWWCCSTPSWPRAVSFTSSSRCLWSPQHLPTRPHLSPQLYYCRRPRQGPQQPRKAGAHRSFSLSGPA; encoded by the exons ATGGCAGCGGCAGACGAGCTGGCCTTCCACG AGTTCGAGGAAGCTACTAATCTGCTGGCCCAGACCCCAAATGAGGCCACCACCAGAGGTGATCAACTGGTCCCCCAGCAGCACGTGGCTGTGGCCATGGACTCAGGTGGCAGCTACGGAGCTGAGGACGAGGTGGAGGAGAATGACAAGACCGCG CTCCTACAGGAGGAGAAGCAGCAGCCTGGTTTCTGGACCTTTAGCTACTATCAGAGCTTCTTTGACGTGGACACCTCACAG GCCCTGGGCAAGTGCTGGCAATATGCACCTGGGAGAACAAGAGCTCCTTCCCAGGCTG GTCCTGGACCGGATCAAAGGCTCGCTGCTGCCCCGGCCTGGCCAGAACTTTGTACGGCACCATCTGCGGAATCGGCCAGACCTGTATG GCCCCTTCTGGATCTGTGCCACACTGGCCTTTGTCTTGGCCATCACCGGCAACCTGACTCTGGTGCTGGCCCAGAGGAGGGACCCCTCCATCCACTACAGCCCCCAGTTCCACAAAG GTCCTGTGGCTCATCCCTGTCCCGTGGCTGCAGTGGCTCTCCGGGGCCCTGGCCCTGGGCCTGTCAGCCGCGGGCCTGGTGTTCACCCTGTGGCCCGTCGTCCGCGAGGACACGCGGTTGGCGGCTGTGCTGCTGCTCTCTGTGGTGGTGCTGCTCCACGCCCTCCTGGCCACGGGCTGTAAG ttttacttcttccagcCGCTGCCTCTGGAGCCCGCAGCACCTCCCCACCAGGCCACATCTCAGCCCCCAACTGTACTACTGTCGTCGCCCCCGCCAAGGTCCGCAGCAGCCTAGGAAGGCTGGAGCCCACAG GAGTTTCTCTCTTTCAGGCCCAGCGTAA
- the YIPF2 gene encoding protein YIPF2 isoform X8 — MAAADELAFHEFEEATNLLAQTPNEATTRGDQLVPQQHVAVAMDSGGSYGAEDEVEENDKTALLQEEKQQPGFWTFSYYQSFFDVDTSQALGKCWQYAPGRTRAPSQAGPGPDQRLAAAPAWPELCTAPSAESARPVWPLLDLCHTGLCLGHHRQPDSGAGPEEGPLHPLQPPVPQRSCGSSLSRGCSGSPGPWPWACQPRAWCSPCGPSSARTRGWRLCCCSLWWCCSTPSWPRAVSRCLWSPQHLPTRPHLSPQLYYCRRPRQGPQQPRKAGAHRPSVRGCLCLPCPQDGD; from the exons ATGGCAGCGGCAGACGAGCTGGCCTTCCACG AGTTCGAGGAAGCTACTAATCTGCTGGCCCAGACCCCAAATGAGGCCACCACCAGAGGTGATCAACTGGTCCCCCAGCAGCACGTGGCTGTGGCCATGGACTCAGGTGGCAGCTACGGAGCTGAGGACGAGGTGGAGGAGAATGACAAGACCGCG CTCCTACAGGAGGAGAAGCAGCAGCCTGGTTTCTGGACCTTTAGCTACTATCAGAGCTTCTTTGACGTGGACACCTCACAG GCCCTGGGCAAGTGCTGGCAATATGCACCTGGGAGAACAAGAGCTCCTTCCCAGGCTG GTCCTGGACCGGATCAAAGGCTCGCTGCTGCCCCGGCCTGGCCAGAACTTTGTACGGCACCATCTGCGGAATCGGCCAGACCTGTATG GCCCCTTCTGGATCTGTGCCACACTGGCCTTTGTCTTGGCCATCACCGGCAACCTGACTCTGGTGCTGGCCCAGAGGAGGGACCCCTCCATCCACTACAGCCCCCAGTTCCACAAAG GTCCTGTGGCTCATCCCTGTCCCGTGGCTGCAGTGGCTCTCCGGGGCCCTGGCCCTGGGCCTGTCAGCCGCGGGCCTGGTGTTCACCCTGTGGCCCGTCGTCCGCGAGGACACGCGGTTGGCGGCTGTGCTGCTGCTCTCTGTGGTGGTGCTGCTCCACGCCCTCCTGGCCACGGGCTGTAAG cCGCTGCCTCTGGAGCCCGCAGCACCTCCCCACCAGGCCACATCTCAGCCCCCAACTGTACTACTGTCGTCGCCCCCGCCAAGGTCCGCAGCAGCCTAGGAAGGCTGGAGCCCACAG GCCCAGCGTAAGGGGGTgcctctgcctgccctgcccccaagACGGTGACTGA
- the YIPF2 gene encoding protein YIPF2 isoform X5 produces the protein MAAADELAFHEFEEATNLLAQTPNEATTRGDQLVPQQHVAVAMDSGGSYGAEDEVEENDKTALLQEEKQQPGFWTFSYYQSFFDVDTSQVLDRIKGSLLPRPGQNFVRHHLRNRPDLYGPFWICATLAFVLAITGNLTLVLAQRRDPSIHYSPQFHKVTVAGTAIYCYAWLVPLALWGFLQWRKGVRERMGPYTFLETVCVYGYSLFVFIPTVVLWLIPVPWLQWLSGALALGLSAAGLVFTLWPVVREDTRLAAVLLLSVVVLLHALLATGCKFYFFQPLPLEPAAPPHQATSQPPTVLLSSPPPRSAAA, from the exons ATGGCAGCGGCAGACGAGCTGGCCTTCCACG AGTTCGAGGAAGCTACTAATCTGCTGGCCCAGACCCCAAATGAGGCCACCACCAGAGGTGATCAACTGGTCCCCCAGCAGCACGTGGCTGTGGCCATGGACTCAGGTGGCAGCTACGGAGCTGAGGACGAGGTGGAGGAGAATGACAAGACCGCG CTCCTACAGGAGGAGAAGCAGCAGCCTGGTTTCTGGACCTTTAGCTACTATCAGAGCTTCTTTGACGTGGACACCTCACAG GTCCTGGACCGGATCAAAGGCTCGCTGCTGCCCCGGCCTGGCCAGAACTTTGTACGGCACCATCTGCGGAATCGGCCAGACCTGTATG GCCCCTTCTGGATCTGTGCCACACTGGCCTTTGTCTTGGCCATCACCGGCAACCTGACTCTGGTGCTGGCCCAGAGGAGGGACCCCTCCATCCACTACAGCCCCCAGTTCCACAAAG TGACCGTGGCCGGCACCGCCATCTACTGCTACGCGTGGCTCGTGCCGCTGGCACTGTGGGGCTTCCTGCAGTGGCGCAAGGGTGTCCGGGAGCGCATGGGGCCTTACACCTTCCTGGAGACGGTGTGCGTCTATGGCTACTCCCTCTTTGTTTTCATCCCCACTGTG GTCCTGTGGCTCATCCCTGTCCCGTGGCTGCAGTGGCTCTCCGGGGCCCTGGCCCTGGGCCTGTCAGCCGCGGGCCTGGTGTTCACCCTGTGGCCCGTCGTCCGCGAGGACACGCGGTTGGCGGCTGTGCTGCTGCTCTCTGTGGTGGTGCTGCTCCACGCCCTCCTGGCCACGGGCTGTAAG ttttacttcttccagcCGCTGCCTCTGGAGCCCGCAGCACCTCCCCACCAGGCCACATCTCAGCCCCCAACTGTACTACTGTCGTCGCCCCCGCCAAGGTCCGCAGCAGCCTAG
- the YIPF2 gene encoding protein YIPF2 isoform X7 gives MAAADELAFHEFEEATNLLAQTPNEATTRGDQLVPQQHVAVAMDSGGSYGAEDEVEENDKTALLQEEKQQPGFWTFSYYQSFFDVDTSQALGKCWQYAPGRTRAPSQAGPGPDQRLAAAPAWPELCTAPSAESARPVWPLLDLCHTGLCLGHHRQPDSGAGPEEGPLHPLQPPVPQRSCGSSLSRGCSGSPGPWPWACQPRAWCSPCGPSSARTRGWRLCCCSLWWCCSTPSWPRAVSFTSSSRCLWSPQHLPTRPHLSPQLYYCRRPRQGPQQPRKAGAHRPSVRGCLCLPCPQDGD, from the exons ATGGCAGCGGCAGACGAGCTGGCCTTCCACG AGTTCGAGGAAGCTACTAATCTGCTGGCCCAGACCCCAAATGAGGCCACCACCAGAGGTGATCAACTGGTCCCCCAGCAGCACGTGGCTGTGGCCATGGACTCAGGTGGCAGCTACGGAGCTGAGGACGAGGTGGAGGAGAATGACAAGACCGCG CTCCTACAGGAGGAGAAGCAGCAGCCTGGTTTCTGGACCTTTAGCTACTATCAGAGCTTCTTTGACGTGGACACCTCACAG GCCCTGGGCAAGTGCTGGCAATATGCACCTGGGAGAACAAGAGCTCCTTCCCAGGCTG GTCCTGGACCGGATCAAAGGCTCGCTGCTGCCCCGGCCTGGCCAGAACTTTGTACGGCACCATCTGCGGAATCGGCCAGACCTGTATG GCCCCTTCTGGATCTGTGCCACACTGGCCTTTGTCTTGGCCATCACCGGCAACCTGACTCTGGTGCTGGCCCAGAGGAGGGACCCCTCCATCCACTACAGCCCCCAGTTCCACAAAG GTCCTGTGGCTCATCCCTGTCCCGTGGCTGCAGTGGCTCTCCGGGGCCCTGGCCCTGGGCCTGTCAGCCGCGGGCCTGGTGTTCACCCTGTGGCCCGTCGTCCGCGAGGACACGCGGTTGGCGGCTGTGCTGCTGCTCTCTGTGGTGGTGCTGCTCCACGCCCTCCTGGCCACGGGCTGTAAG ttttacttcttccagcCGCTGCCTCTGGAGCCCGCAGCACCTCCCCACCAGGCCACATCTCAGCCCCCAACTGTACTACTGTCGTCGCCCCCGCCAAGGTCCGCAGCAGCCTAGGAAGGCTGGAGCCCACAG GCCCAGCGTAAGGGGGTgcctctgcctgccctgcccccaagACGGTGACTGA